A section of the Kribbella sp. HUAS MG21 genome encodes:
- the rplJ gene encoding 50S ribosomal protein L10 has translation MARPDKAAAVAELTDEFRSSNGAVLTEYRGLTVAQLKQLRTALGDDVNYAVVKNTLTKIAAKDAGVESFDDLLEGPSAIAFIKGDPVVAAKGLRDFAKANPLLVIKGGVLDGKALGSDEISKLADLESREVLLAKLAGAMKAAPQNAVSLFAAPLSQAARLFAALQDKLPAEAAAPAADVQDTVEAPAEASTEETASADS, from the coding sequence ATGGCGAGGCCGGACAAGGCAGCCGCTGTCGCGGAGCTGACGGACGAGTTCCGTAGCTCCAACGGCGCCGTGCTGACCGAGTACCGCGGTCTCACCGTCGCGCAGCTGAAGCAACTTCGCACTGCGCTCGGTGACGACGTGAACTACGCCGTGGTGAAGAACACGCTGACCAAGATCGCGGCCAAGGACGCCGGCGTCGAGTCGTTCGACGACCTGCTCGAGGGCCCCTCGGCAATCGCCTTCATCAAGGGCGACCCGGTGGTTGCGGCCAAGGGTCTGCGTGACTTCGCCAAGGCGAACCCCCTGCTCGTCATCAAGGGTGGAGTGCTGGACGGTAAGGCACTCGGCTCTGACGAGATCAGCAAGCTCGCTGACCTGGAGTCGCGTGAGGTCCTCCTCGCGAAGCTCGCAGGTGCGATGAAGGCGGCCCCGCAGAACGCGGTGTCGCTGTTCGCTGCTCCGCTGTCGCAGGCGGCACGCCTGTTCGCGGCGCTGCAGGACAAGCTGCCGGCCGAGGCGGCTGCCCCCGCGGCAGACGTTCAGGACACGGTCGAGGCACCTGCCGAGGCGAGCACCGAGGAGACCGCTTCAGCCGACAGCTGA
- the rplL gene encoding 50S ribosomal protein L7/L12: protein MAKLSTEELLGQFKELTLLELSEFVKAFEEEFGVTAAAPVAVAAAPAAGGTGAAAEEAAEQDEFDVVLESAGDKKIQVIKEVRGLTSLGLKEAKDLVESAPKPVLEKVDKAAAEKAKEALEGAGATVTLK from the coding sequence ATGGCGAAGCTCAGCACCGAAGAGCTCCTCGGCCAGTTCAAGGAACTGACCCTGCTGGAGCTGTCGGAGTTCGTTAAGGCGTTCGAGGAGGAGTTCGGCGTCACCGCCGCCGCCCCGGTCGCCGTTGCCGCTGCCCCGGCCGCGGGTGGCACCGGCGCCGCTGCCGAGGAGGCCGCGGAGCAGGACGAGTTCGACGTCGTTCTCGAGAGCGCCGGCGACAAGAAGATCCAGGTCATCAAGGAGGTGCGCGGTCTCACGAGCCTCGGCCTGAAGGAGGCCAAGGACCTCGTCGAGTCGGCCCCGAAGCCGGTCCTGGAGAAGGTCGACAAGGCTGCCGCGGAGAAGGCCAAGGAGGCCCTCGAGGGCGCCGGCGCCACCGTCACCCTGAAGTGA
- a CDS encoding phosphatase PAP2 family protein, with translation MAPDRGLTAAELVSDLTELEVLAVVAAVALAVLLVLRRWYDAVFLVVAVGVVWAVNPLLKQLIARPRPVGAPADVSEYSFPSGHAANTAALAGALVLIVGHRLLSVLLGLVVLLLVGWSQLTLERHYLTDLLAGWFWALLWVGVVRYVTKGGPK, from the coding sequence GTGGCACCGGATCGGGGTCTGACCGCGGCCGAGCTGGTCAGCGACCTGACCGAGCTGGAGGTGCTCGCCGTTGTCGCGGCGGTCGCGCTGGCGGTGCTGCTCGTGCTGCGCCGCTGGTACGACGCGGTGTTCCTCGTCGTCGCGGTCGGGGTTGTGTGGGCGGTGAACCCGTTGCTCAAGCAGCTGATCGCCCGGCCTCGGCCCGTCGGCGCGCCGGCGGACGTCTCGGAGTACAGCTTTCCGAGCGGTCATGCGGCGAACACGGCGGCTCTGGCCGGCGCTCTGGTGCTGATCGTCGGCCATCGGCTGTTGTCTGTGCTGCTCGGACTGGTGGTGCTGCTGCTGGTCGGGTGGTCCCAGTTGACGTTGGAACGGCACTACCTGACCGACCTGCTCGCCGGTTGGTTCTGGGCGCTGCTCTGGGTCGGAGTGGTCCGATACGTGACGAAGGGCGGCCCCAAGTAG
- a CDS encoding alkaline phosphatase PhoX, with product MSIERRTFLKGSAAVAGSVFAAGPFQGFVAQQAAAHRAPVLGPVPDLRDGKVRLHLPDGFAYRSFHDTEFPVVLDDGTRLPGRHDGMGAFQRSNGNVVLVRNHELNNPGTPFGPGTPYDANAQGGTTTIEVTRYGEVVRAHTSLNGTMMNCSGGIMPWGSWITCEETVNGPDVGPDFTGVSNVPLTKPHGFVFEVPARGQSDREPITHAGRFAHEAVAFDPKDGILYLTEDNFAFPSGFFRYLPPRNPLATGRLLDGGRLQMLAVTGRPNLDLAAEQPHRATYDVTWVDIEDPAPTFPYTPGQTAPTTNDQALVYVGDQGRAQGAAYFSRLEGQVYDDNVVYFCSTQGGGAAETGPDSVGGYGNGFGQVWAYHTRAEKLQLIYQSPNRATLDFPDNVTTSKRGTLVLCEDNTQDNYLRGLSRSGHLWDIALNRLTSSTGADRSGDEFAGSTFSPDGHTLYVNIQASRGMSFAIWGPWHRIGV from the coding sequence ATGAGCATCGAACGACGGACATTCCTGAAGGGCAGCGCGGCGGTCGCGGGCAGCGTGTTCGCGGCCGGGCCGTTCCAGGGATTCGTGGCCCAGCAGGCCGCGGCGCACCGGGCCCCGGTGCTGGGGCCGGTCCCGGACCTGCGCGACGGCAAGGTCCGGCTGCACCTTCCGGACGGCTTCGCGTACCGGTCCTTCCACGACACGGAGTTCCCGGTCGTGCTGGACGACGGCACCAGGCTCCCCGGCCGGCACGACGGTATGGGCGCGTTCCAGCGCAGCAACGGGAACGTCGTCCTCGTCCGCAACCACGAGCTCAACAACCCCGGTACGCCGTTCGGGCCGGGGACGCCGTACGACGCCAACGCCCAGGGCGGTACGACGACGATCGAGGTCACGCGGTACGGCGAGGTGGTCCGGGCGCACACCAGCCTGAACGGAACGATGATGAACTGCAGCGGCGGGATCATGCCGTGGGGCAGCTGGATCACCTGCGAGGAAACGGTGAACGGGCCGGACGTGGGTCCCGACTTCACGGGTGTGTCCAACGTTCCGCTGACCAAGCCGCACGGTTTCGTCTTCGAGGTCCCGGCCCGCGGGCAGTCCGACCGCGAGCCGATCACGCACGCCGGACGGTTCGCGCACGAGGCCGTCGCGTTCGACCCGAAGGACGGCATCCTCTACCTGACCGAGGACAACTTCGCGTTCCCGTCCGGGTTCTTCCGCTATCTCCCGCCGCGCAACCCGCTCGCGACCGGGCGGCTGCTGGACGGCGGGCGCCTGCAGATGCTGGCCGTGACGGGCCGTCCGAACCTGGACCTCGCCGCCGAACAGCCGCACCGGGCGACGTACGACGTCACGTGGGTGGACATCGAGGACCCGGCGCCGACGTTCCCGTACACGCCGGGCCAGACCGCACCGACGACGAACGACCAGGCGCTCGTGTACGTCGGCGACCAGGGCCGCGCCCAGGGAGCGGCGTACTTCTCCCGGCTGGAAGGACAGGTGTACGACGACAACGTCGTGTACTTCTGCTCCACGCAGGGTGGCGGCGCGGCCGAGACCGGACCGGACTCGGTCGGTGGCTACGGCAACGGATTCGGTCAGGTGTGGGCGTATCACACGCGGGCCGAGAAGCTGCAGCTGATCTACCAGTCACCGAACCGGGCCACGCTGGACTTCCCGGACAACGTGACGACGAGTAAGCGCGGGACGCTGGTGCTCTGCGAGGACAACACCCAGGACAACTACCTGCGCGGGCTCTCGCGCAGCGGTCACCTGTGGGACATCGCGCTGAACCGGCTGACCAGTAGCACCGGCGCGGACCGCTCGGGCGACGAGTTCGCCGGCTCGACGTTCAGTCCGGACGGTCACACGCTGTACGTGAACATCCAGGCGAGCCGGGGCATGTCCTTCGCCATCTGGGGACCGTGGCACCGGATCGGGGTCTGA
- a CDS encoding ABC transporter ATP-binding protein has protein sequence MGVEVRVEGLTKSFGSQLIWGDVSLTLPAGEICVMLGPSGTGKSVFLKTLIGLIKPDRGHVWIEGTDIATCSERELYDVRRLFGVLFQDGAMFGSMNLYDNVAFPLREHTKKSESEIRSIVMEKMEMVGLVGAERKLPGEISGGMRKRAGLARALVLDPEILLVDEPDSGLDPVRTSFLNQVMIDLNEAFGATFLIVTHDINTARTVPDNIGMLYHRHLAMFGPREMLLSSEEPVIRQFLNAQMIGPIGMSEEKDADELARESGQELPPLPPIPLQQLPSSGMLRPNQRPPGEWCREHGIVPPPGSFESKAVGAR, from the coding sequence GTGGGCGTAGAGGTCCGCGTCGAAGGTCTCACCAAGTCCTTCGGCAGCCAGCTCATCTGGGGTGACGTCTCCCTGACGCTCCCGGCCGGTGAGATCTGCGTGATGCTCGGCCCGTCCGGCACCGGCAAGTCCGTGTTCCTGAAGACGCTGATCGGGCTGATCAAGCCCGACCGGGGCCACGTCTGGATCGAGGGCACCGACATCGCCACCTGCAGCGAGCGCGAGCTGTACGACGTCCGGCGGCTGTTCGGGGTGCTGTTCCAGGACGGCGCCATGTTCGGCTCGATGAACCTCTACGACAACGTCGCCTTCCCACTCCGCGAGCACACCAAGAAGTCCGAGTCCGAGATCCGCTCCATCGTGATGGAGAAGATGGAGATGGTCGGCCTGGTGGGCGCCGAGCGGAAGCTGCCCGGCGAGATCTCCGGTGGTATGCGCAAAAGAGCCGGCCTCGCCCGGGCGCTGGTGCTGGACCCCGAGATTCTGCTCGTCGACGAGCCGGACTCCGGCCTGGACCCGGTCCGTACGTCGTTCCTGAATCAGGTCATGATCGACCTGAACGAGGCGTTCGGCGCGACGTTCCTGATCGTCACCCACGACATCAACACCGCCCGGACCGTGCCGGACAACATCGGCATGCTGTACCACCGGCACCTGGCGATGTTCGGGCCGCGGGAGATGCTGCTGTCCAGCGAGGAGCCGGTGATCCGGCAGTTCCTGAACGCGCAGATGATCGGCCCGATCGGCATGTCCGAGGAGAAGGACGCCGACGAGCTGGCCCGGGAGAGCGGCCAGGAGCTGCCGCCGCTGCCGCCGATCCCGCTGCAGCAGCTACCCAGCAGCGGCATGCTCCGCCCGAACCAGCGCCCACCGGGCGAGTGGTGCCGTGAGCACGGCATCGTCCCGCCACCGGGTTCGTTCGAGTCCAAGGCCGTGGGGGCGCGGTGA
- a CDS encoding ABC transporter permease produces MTVSATAPLKHAGSLFAFALDTGRATFRRPFQVKEFLQQAWFVASVTIIPTALVAIPFGAVIALQVGGLIKQFGAQAFTGSAAVLAVVREASPIATALLIAGAGGSAICADLGSRKIREELDAMMVLGIDPIQRLVVPRVLATMLVAFFLNGFVSVVGVMGGYVFNVVLQDGTPGSYIASFTALAHLPDLWQGQAKALVFGFIAAVVAAYKGCNAGGGPKGVGDAVNQSVVITFMLLFVANFSMTAIYFQLVPPKGA; encoded by the coding sequence GTGACCGTTTCTGCGACCGCCCCGCTGAAGCACGCCGGTTCGTTGTTCGCGTTCGCCCTGGACACCGGGCGGGCGACGTTCCGGCGGCCGTTCCAGGTCAAGGAGTTCCTCCAGCAGGCCTGGTTCGTGGCGAGCGTGACGATCATCCCGACCGCGCTGGTCGCGATCCCGTTCGGCGCGGTGATCGCGCTCCAGGTCGGCGGCCTGATCAAGCAGTTCGGCGCGCAGGCGTTCACCGGTTCGGCCGCGGTGCTGGCCGTCGTCCGGGAGGCATCGCCGATCGCGACCGCGCTGCTGATCGCGGGCGCCGGCGGGTCGGCGATCTGCGCGGACCTCGGCTCGCGGAAGATCCGCGAGGAGCTGGACGCGATGATGGTGCTGGGCATCGACCCGATCCAGCGGCTCGTCGTACCGCGGGTGCTCGCGACGATGCTGGTCGCGTTCTTCCTGAACGGGTTCGTCAGCGTGGTCGGCGTGATGGGCGGCTACGTCTTCAACGTCGTCCTGCAGGACGGCACCCCGGGCAGTTACATCGCGAGTTTCACCGCGCTCGCACACCTGCCCGACCTCTGGCAGGGACAGGCGAAGGCCCTCGTCTTCGGGTTCATCGCCGCGGTCGTCGCGGCGTACAAGGGCTGCAACGCGGGCGGCGGCCCGAAGGGCGTCGGCGACGCGGTGAACCAGTCCGTGGTGATCACGTTCATGCTGCTGTTCGTCGCGAACTTCTCGATGACCGCGATCTACTTCCAGCTCGTCCCGCCGAAGGGGGCCTGA
- a CDS encoding ABC transporter permease, translated as MDTLVKKPLSSLDRLGEQLAFYIKALAWSGKSVTRYRKEIFRLLAEVTLGSGALAVIGGTVGVITFLAFFTGTEVGLQGYSALNQIGTSAFAGFVSAYINTREIGPLIAGIALAATVGCGFTAQLGAMRISEEIDALEVMAIPSLPFLVTTRIIAGLIAVIPLYVVGLLASYFATRLTVTTFYGQSTGTYDHYFHLFLPPGDVLWSFGKVLVFAVLVILVHCYHGYHATGGPAGVGVAVGRAVRTSIVVINVVDLLLSMAIWGTTTTVRLAG; from the coding sequence ATGGACACCCTGGTGAAGAAGCCGCTGAGTTCGCTCGACCGGCTCGGCGAGCAGCTCGCGTTCTACATCAAGGCGCTGGCCTGGTCCGGCAAGTCCGTCACCCGGTACCGCAAGGAGATCTTCCGGCTGCTCGCCGAGGTCACGCTCGGCAGCGGCGCGCTCGCGGTGATCGGCGGCACCGTCGGCGTGATCACGTTCCTGGCCTTCTTCACCGGGACCGAGGTCGGCCTGCAGGGCTACTCGGCGCTCAACCAGATCGGCACGTCGGCCTTCGCCGGTTTCGTGTCGGCGTACATCAACACCCGGGAGATCGGCCCGCTGATCGCCGGCATCGCGCTCGCCGCGACCGTCGGCTGCGGATTCACCGCGCAGCTCGGCGCGATGCGGATCAGCGAGGAGATCGACGCCCTCGAGGTGATGGCGATCCCCTCGCTGCCGTTCCTGGTCACCACCCGGATCATCGCCGGCTTGATCGCGGTGATCCCGTTGTACGTCGTCGGCCTGCTGGCGTCGTACTTCGCGACCCGGCTCACTGTGACCACGTTCTACGGGCAGAGTACGGGCACATACGACCACTACTTCCATCTCTTCCTGCCACCCGGGGACGTGCTCTGGTCGTTCGGCAAGGTGCTGGTGTTCGCGGTCCTGGTGATCCTCGTGCACTGCTACCACGGCTACCACGCGACCGGCGGCCCCGCCGGCGTGGGCGTCGCGGTCGGTCGCGCCGTCCGGACCTCGATCGTCGTGATCAACGTCGTCGACCTGCTGCTGTCGATGGCCATCTGGGGTACCACGACCACCGTGAGGCTGGCGGGGTGA
- a CDS encoding MCE family protein, with translation MTRLISHKVLGVAFIGVLVFLLWLTYAFYAKVFTETVDVELKTSHIGLQLNEHADVKLRGIIVGEVRGVSTDGDEATVRLALKPDQVDQISSAVSARILPKTLFGEKYVALVPPKGPEGRHIKAGDVISRDKTAVGIEIEKVLNDALPLLQAVDPADLNATLNTLATALEGRGTQIAGTLTQLDAYLKKLNPHVPKLMASLVKLTQTADLYGDATPDLVRALRNLTITGNTVVEKEKQLQAFFVDVQRLSTTGDTFLKANEDRVIRLGQVSRPVLDLLERYSPEVPCFLQVMTETAPILNDTFRDGRLNINLELITNQPTPYQPNEKPVYADKRGPTCVGRNYNHPGAHPGPYSQQNPAPYVTGEDGVIGDHHKNQRFPVDLQLNRAMPGFAMDTQGVGTPAEQRVVNSVVGPELGVSANDVPDLTTLLVGPLLRGGQVNLK, from the coding sequence ATGACCAGATTGATCTCGCACAAGGTGCTCGGCGTCGCGTTCATCGGCGTACTGGTCTTCCTGCTCTGGCTGACGTACGCGTTCTACGCGAAGGTCTTCACCGAGACCGTGGACGTCGAGCTCAAGACCAGCCACATCGGCCTGCAGCTCAACGAGCACGCCGACGTGAAGCTGCGCGGCATCATCGTCGGCGAGGTCCGCGGGGTCTCCACCGACGGCGACGAGGCGACGGTCCGGCTCGCGCTCAAGCCGGACCAGGTCGACCAGATCTCCAGCGCGGTCAGCGCCCGGATCCTGCCGAAGACGCTGTTCGGCGAGAAGTACGTCGCGCTGGTCCCGCCGAAGGGACCGGAAGGCCGGCACATCAAGGCCGGTGACGTGATCAGCCGGGACAAGACCGCGGTCGGCATCGAGATCGAGAAGGTGCTGAACGACGCGCTGCCGCTGCTCCAGGCCGTCGACCCCGCCGACCTGAACGCCACGCTGAACACCCTGGCCACCGCGCTCGAGGGCCGCGGCACCCAGATCGCCGGCACGCTCACCCAGCTCGACGCGTACCTGAAGAAGCTGAACCCGCACGTCCCGAAGCTGATGGCTTCGCTGGTCAAGCTCACCCAGACCGCGGACCTGTACGGCGACGCGACACCGGACCTGGTCCGCGCCCTGCGCAACCTGACCATCACCGGCAACACGGTGGTCGAGAAGGAGAAGCAGCTGCAGGCGTTCTTCGTCGACGTCCAGCGGCTGTCCACGACCGGCGACACGTTCCTCAAGGCCAACGAGGACCGGGTGATCCGGCTCGGGCAGGTCAGCCGCCCGGTGCTGGACCTGCTGGAGCGGTACTCACCGGAGGTGCCGTGCTTCCTCCAGGTGATGACCGAGACCGCCCCGATCCTGAACGACACGTTCCGCGACGGCCGGCTGAACATCAACCTCGAGCTGATCACCAACCAGCCGACGCCGTACCAGCCGAACGAGAAGCCCGTGTACGCCGACAAGCGCGGCCCAACCTGTGTCGGCCGGAACTACAACCACCCGGGCGCCCACCCGGGCCCGTACAGCCAGCAGAACCCGGCGCCCTATGTCACCGGTGAGGACGGCGTGATCGGCGACCACCACAAGAACCAGCGGTTCCCCGTCGACCTGCAGCTGAACCGGGCGATGCCCGGGTTCGCGATGGACACCCAGGGGGTCGGCACGCCGGCCGAGCAGCGGGTGGTCAACTCCGTCGTCGGGCCGGAGCTGGGCGTGTCCGCGAACGACGTACCGGACCTGACGACGCTGCTGGTCGGTCCCTTGCTCCGCGGCGGGCAGGTGAACCTGAAATGA
- a CDS encoding MlaD family protein has translation MSFFDRKTTFDTVRLGIFVLVTTVATALLAVTIGNISFNPTTKYRAVFTDAVGLNQGDDIRIAGVKVGQVDKIELYQDTLAMVTFSVDSDQVVDTSTHATLRYRNLVGNRYVALTDGIGGGERLKKNGIIPKERTTPALDLSVLFNGFKPLFTALTPADVNQFAFEVIKVLQGEGGTIESLLARTASLTTTLADADQVIGDLITNLTSTLQIVSQRQQNFSQLLVNLQQFITGLSQDITPILNSLTSINSLNTKTAGLLQQTRVPLKADLDRLRTVASTLDDTQAIWVKTLQTMPEKLNTMTRTASYGSWFNFYLCNFDGNVTLPTGTRIPVAYDNNSARCAK, from the coding sequence ATGAGCTTCTTCGACCGCAAGACCACGTTCGACACGGTCCGGCTCGGGATCTTCGTGCTGGTGACCACGGTCGCGACCGCGCTGCTCGCGGTGACGATCGGCAACATCAGCTTCAACCCGACGACGAAGTACCGCGCGGTCTTCACCGACGCGGTCGGGCTGAACCAGGGCGACGACATCCGGATCGCCGGCGTCAAGGTCGGCCAGGTCGACAAGATCGAGCTGTACCAGGACACCCTGGCGATGGTGACGTTCAGCGTCGACTCCGACCAGGTGGTCGACACCTCGACACACGCGACGCTGCGGTACCGCAACCTGGTCGGCAACCGGTACGTCGCGCTCACCGACGGCATCGGCGGCGGCGAGCGGCTGAAGAAGAACGGCATCATCCCGAAGGAGCGGACGACACCGGCGCTCGACCTGTCGGTGCTGTTCAACGGGTTCAAGCCGCTGTTCACCGCGCTCACCCCGGCGGACGTGAACCAGTTCGCGTTCGAGGTGATCAAGGTGCTGCAGGGCGAGGGCGGCACGATCGAGTCGCTGCTGGCCAGGACCGCGTCGCTGACCACCACACTGGCCGACGCCGACCAGGTGATCGGCGACCTGATCACGAACCTGACCTCGACGCTGCAGATCGTCTCGCAGCGGCAGCAGAACTTCTCCCAGCTGCTGGTCAACCTGCAGCAGTTCATCACCGGCCTGAGTCAGGACATCACGCCGATCCTCAACTCGCTGACGTCGATCAACTCGCTGAACACCAAGACGGCCGGTCTGCTGCAGCAGACCCGGGTGCCGCTCAAGGCCGACCTGGACCGGCTGCGGACCGTGGCGAGCACGCTCGACGACACCCAGGCGATCTGGGTGAAGACCCTGCAGACCATGCCGGAGAAGCTGAACACGATGACCCGCACGGCGTCGTACGGATCCTGGTTCAACTTCTACCTGTGCAACTTCGACGGCAACGTCACCCTGCCGACCGGCACCCGGATCCCGGTGGCCTACGACAACAACTCGGCGAGGTGCGCGAAGTGA
- a CDS encoding MCE family protein, translating into MKPFREQNQVTIGVVGLTVIGLIMLAAFRAQDLPLIGGGTKYSAQFSEAGGLKPNDEIRVAGVRVGKVRAVELEGTHVRVDFVVDKGVKLGEQTGAEMKIKTLLGQKYLKLNPAGPGELKPGAEIPLARTISAYDVVDAFTDLANTTERIDTAQLAKALDTLSATFKNTPEEVQASLTGLSRLSRNVAKRDEQLKLLLQHSNVVTKVLADRNQQLIKLMKDGNQVFQAVQARRALIHQLLVSTQKLSAQITALVRENRKDLAPTLQKVNAVLAVLLKNQNDLDASIKGLAPFVRVFTNTLGTGPWFDTYVQNLVPVPEIPLPKVLPSGLPPILGGGG; encoded by the coding sequence GTGAAGCCTTTCCGCGAGCAGAACCAGGTGACGATCGGCGTGGTCGGGCTGACGGTCATCGGCCTGATCATGCTGGCCGCGTTCCGGGCGCAGGACCTGCCGCTGATCGGCGGCGGGACGAAGTACTCCGCGCAGTTCTCCGAGGCCGGCGGCCTGAAGCCGAACGACGAGATCCGGGTCGCCGGCGTCCGGGTCGGCAAGGTCCGCGCGGTCGAGCTCGAGGGCACCCACGTCCGGGTCGACTTCGTGGTCGACAAGGGCGTCAAGCTCGGTGAGCAGACCGGCGCGGAGATGAAGATCAAGACGCTGCTCGGCCAGAAGTACCTGAAGCTGAACCCGGCCGGTCCGGGCGAGCTGAAGCCCGGCGCCGAGATCCCGCTGGCCCGGACGATCTCGGCGTACGACGTGGTGGACGCGTTCACCGACCTTGCGAACACCACCGAGCGGATCGACACCGCGCAGCTCGCCAAGGCCCTCGACACGTTGTCCGCGACCTTCAAGAACACGCCGGAAGAGGTGCAGGCCTCGCTCACCGGCCTGTCGCGGCTCTCGCGGAACGTGGCGAAGCGCGACGAGCAGCTCAAGCTGCTGCTGCAACACTCCAACGTGGTCACCAAGGTCCTTGCCGACCGCAACCAGCAGCTGATCAAGCTGATGAAGGACGGCAACCAGGTCTTCCAGGCCGTGCAGGCCCGGCGGGCGCTGATCCACCAGCTGCTGGTGTCGACGCAGAAGCTGTCCGCGCAGATCACCGCACTCGTCCGGGAGAACCGCAAGGACCTCGCGCCGACCCTGCAGAAGGTCAACGCCGTGCTCGCCGTGCTGCTCAAGAACCAGAACGACCTGGACGCGAGTATCAAGGGCCTGGCGCCGTTCGTCCGGGTCTTCACGAACACGCTGGGCACCGGGCCCTGGTTCGACACCTACGTGCAGAACCTGGTGCCGGTGCCGGAGATCCCGCTGCCGAAGGTGCTGCCCTCCGGGCTGCCGCCGATCCTGGGAGGTGGCGGCTGA
- a CDS encoding MlaD family protein, translated as MRVNAVSRLIALAVVVVILAVAAVTLWPQPDRVSATAYFPRAVSVYPGSDVRILGIKVGEVESVTPAGRAVRVKFWWEAKHKVPAAAKAVIAAPSIVADRYVQLTPAYSKGAVMADGAEIPLERTAVPLELDQIYQSLNDLSVALGPKGANDQGALARLLDVSAKNLNGQGKKLNQTITDVSKLTSTLSGNSTALFNTIKQLQTFVSALAANDQLVRQFNANFAATSTTLAGERKDLGAALSLLATALGEVATFVKDNRALLKTTIHSATELSQILVKEKAAIAEVLDTAPLGLGNLARIYNPQYGTLDQRVNLAQLDDPATFVCSLLLQAGQSKSTCSTLKPVLDALAKLPLLTSLTGGAPASGGPAGTPWAPAPKPPLNRPDPVDPTLGGLVR; from the coding sequence ATGCGGGTGAACGCGGTGTCCCGGCTGATCGCGCTGGCGGTCGTCGTGGTGATCCTCGCGGTCGCCGCCGTGACGCTCTGGCCGCAGCCCGACCGGGTGTCGGCGACGGCGTACTTCCCGCGCGCGGTCTCGGTGTACCCGGGGTCCGACGTGCGGATCCTCGGCATCAAGGTCGGCGAGGTGGAGAGCGTGACGCCGGCCGGCCGGGCGGTCCGGGTGAAGTTCTGGTGGGAGGCGAAGCACAAGGTGCCGGCCGCCGCGAAGGCGGTGATCGCGGCGCCGTCGATCGTCGCGGACCGGTACGTCCAGCTGACCCCGGCGTACTCCAAGGGCGCGGTGATGGCGGACGGCGCGGAGATCCCGCTCGAGCGGACCGCCGTACCGCTGGAGCTCGACCAGATCTACCAGAGCCTCAACGACCTGTCGGTGGCGCTCGGGCCGAAGGGTGCGAACGACCAGGGCGCGCTGGCCCGGCTGCTCGACGTCTCGGCGAAGAACCTGAACGGCCAGGGCAAGAAGCTCAACCAGACCATCACCGACGTCTCGAAGCTGACCAGCACCCTGTCCGGGAACTCGACGGCGCTGTTCAACACCATCAAGCAGCTGCAGACGTTCGTGTCGGCGCTGGCGGCGAACGACCAGCTGGTGCGGCAGTTCAACGCGAACTTCGCCGCGACGTCCACCACGCTCGCCGGTGAGCGCAAGGACCTGGGCGCGGCGCTGTCGCTGCTGGCCACCGCGCTCGGCGAGGTGGCGACGTTCGTGAAGGACAACCGGGCGTTGCTGAAGACCACGATCCACAGCGCCACCGAGCTCTCGCAGATCCTGGTCAAGGAGAAGGCCGCGATCGCCGAGGTGCTCGACACCGCGCCGCTCGGCCTCGGCAACCTGGCGCGGATCTACAACCCGCAGTACGGCACGCTCGACCAGCGGGTGAACCTGGCGCAGCTCGACGACCCGGCGACGTTCGTCTGCTCGCTGTTGCTGCAGGCCGGCCAGTCGAAGTCGACGTGCTCGACGTTGAAGCCAGTCCTGGACGCGCTGGCCAAGCTGCCGCTGCTCACCTCGCTGACTGGTGGCGCGCCGGCCAGCGGCGGCCCGGCCGGTACGCCGTGGGCGCCCGCCCCGAAGCCGCCGCTGAACCGCCCCGACCCCGTCGACCCGACACTCGGGGGGCTGGTCCGATGA